The Treponema phagedenis DNA segment TCCTTGTGTTTGTGTTGCCGTAATTTCTACTAAATAATAACCGGTTTTGGCGGCATTTAACCGATATAATGCTATTGCGGAACCGTTTGCCTTCATTTGTGGTTTGCCGAAACATGCTGCGGTAATTTCCGGAAAACGTTCCATGCGATAATTGAACAAAGGCGATAAAAACGGTCTTGACTGTTCACAGAGGTTGGAATCAATTTTTTTCTGTAAAAAAGAGTTTTTCAGCTTTGAAAGAAATTGCAAAAGATCGGATGGAATCGCCTCGTAATCAATAAAATCTAAGCCTTCAAGATACGGGAAAATCTTTTCATCGGTGAAAGTGTCGGCGAAATCCGCTACGTCTGATTTTTTTTCCTCGGGGAGTGTGAAAGGCTCTGCAAGAGGTTTCGGGGCAATCTCTTTTGCATCAGTCCATATTATTGAATCAAAATATTCGCGCAGAGAAGCGCGTAACGTGTCCGGCTCCGCAGAAACTAAAAACGCCAAGGAAATTAATATCACAATAGAAAAGATGCTTTTCCTCATGCTGTATATATAGCACAGCTTGCCCGTCTGGACAAGGGAGAGATAAGAGACTACACTCAAAAAATATGAAAATAAATTCATTTGAACGTTTTTTTGATCAAAAAAACTTTTCAAAAGCGGTGCGCGATCCGCTTTGGCAACATATATGGTTTACGCCGGAGCTCTATGCTCTTACGCAAACAGAGGATTTTTTACGTCTTTACGCAATAAAGCAGCTAGGCCCTACGGAATTAGTGTATCCTGGTGCGAGCCATACTCGCGCAGTGCATAGTATCGGTGTGTATCATGTTGCAAAACGAATGGTACAGTCCTTGCTTAAAAACAATTCTTTGCATTGGATAACGCCGGAAGGGCTTTGCTCTTTTTTGGCCGCCGCTCTTTTACATGATTTAGGGCATTTTCCGTTCACACACTCATTAAAAGAGTTACGCTTAAAAGAGCACGAGCAGTTGACGGCGGAAAGCATTTTGCGTGATCCTTTGCAAACATTGGTCGAAAAAGCGGGGGCAGATCCAAAACAAACCGCCGCTATTATTGATGATACGCTGCCTGCAAATAATGAGACGGGATTTTTCAGAAATCTTCTTTCCGGCGTATTAGATCCCGATAAGCTTGATTATTTAAATCGGGATGCATACTATTGCGGGGTTCCATACGGTGTTCAGGATATTGATTTTATCTTTTCCGAATTGCGTGCCGATCAAAAAAACGGACTTTGTATAACTGAAAAAGCAATTATGTCGGTTGAAAACATATTGTTTTCAAAATACCTCATGTATAAGGCGGTGTACTGGCATAAAGATGTGCGGATTGCCACCGCAATGATGAAAAAAATGATTTACGCCGGGTTGCGGCAAAGTATATTTTCTCCTGAATCGTTGTATCATCAGGACGATAAGGGAATATTTAGCCTCATTGATAAAACGAATTTTCCTGAAAAAACGCTTGCCTATATGATGAAAAGCGGCAAGCTCTTTGAACAAGTTGCCGAAGTTTCTTTTGATCCGCAAAACATGCGCCACAAAGCTCTTGAAGATTTGGATTTTCGAGCAAAGGCGGAAGAAGAAATTGCCGATTTTCTTGGTGCAAAATATAAGTTGAGTCTGGAAGCGAAGGATGTTTTAATTGATATCCCTGAGAAAATTAGTTTTGAAAGTTTATTAAAAACGGAAAACGGTGATAATTTTGTAACAGTGTCGGTTTTTGACCATGCGACTATAGAAAAGTTTGTTTCTTCATTAAGAAAAATAAGAATTGCGCTTTTACCTGATGCCGTAAAAAAAATCGGGAAACTTCCCCTCGAAATGCTTGAGCAATGGATATAGGGAGTGTAGTATAGCGTTTTTTTTGCCAACTCGGCCTATGCTGCATGGAACTGCCGCCATCCGCAGCGGTTACCACAGGAATGCCGGAGCTGCAGGCAATTATTGCTGATGCTTCGATCAGCACAAATAAGTAAGTTAATTGCAGAACGCTACGTTGGCGGCATTTAATGTCGGCAGCAGCATAAAAAAAGCGGCTTCAATTACTTGAAACCGCTTTTTTCGATAATCAATTCAGCTTATTTTCCAACCCATACGCCGTGCAGGTTACAGAATTCATAGGCCTCTATGACCTTATCATCGGCAGTGATTGAAAACTCTACTTCCGGTTTACCGTCTATGGGCAATTCCTTAAACTGAAGCCCTTTTTCGGTTTTTAAGCAAACCCATGCAATATGATGCTCCGGTGTCATCGGATGCTCCGCTGATCCGATTTTTACCGTAACAGTTGTCCCATGCACTTCAATTACGGGCACGTGTTTTTCTTTTGCGGCATCAACGCTTCCGATTTTTACGGCGGCAAGCTTTTCTCCGCAACAGGAAACCTCGGCGTCCTTACAAGCGTCTAACGCGATAAATGTTCCGATGCCTTTATTGCACAGAAAAAAATCAATAGTTTTACTCATTGCATACTCCTTAAAATGACTCTATTTCAAGTCAAAATGATATTAACTCTTAATTTTAATATACTAAAAATAAACTCGATTGTAAAGCAAAAATCAAAAAATCGAAACTATTTTCAATAAAGCCTGAATATTAATTAAAACAAAGGAGGCTTACCGCTTTATTTAACGTATTTTATACGAATCGTAAAAAATTTATAAAAAAGAGTTCGACACAACGGTTTCATTTTGACTTCCGTGTCAAAATGAAACCTACGAGTTTTAAAGCTTTGCAAATTACTTTGCTTTAAAACATCGTTTCTGCGTGGAACCACGGGCGTCCGTGCCCGTTCTGATTTTTGCCGTCCGTGGCAAAATGAAACCTGCGAATTTTAAAGCTTCCTGTTATAAAAAGAGGTCGACACGGCGCAACGGTGAGCAATTTACCACAGGAATGTTTTATTCGGTAAGCTTTATTGTTGATACATTCTCGAATGTAAACTTAATTACAAAACGTTATCCTAGATACGGATACACAAAATCCATAAAACTTCTATTCGATGTTTCTATGCCCCAAGGATTTACACTTGAGGAAAAAAGATTTGCAGCTGACATAATTTGTTTTTCGGTTGGCATAATTTTACTATTGGCGGACGATAAGGGAACACGGTGTTTTTGAAAACATGTTATCTTAATCGTAAAAAAAATGTAACGAATTACTATGTCAATTATTTTTTTATATATACGTTTTTGTGTATCATGATTCACTTGTTTTCTTTTTTGTTTTGTGAGATACTAAAAGGCGTTAACATTAAGAAGTGTTTTGAATCCTTCTTAATAAAGGAGTTACTTATGAAAAAAATAATTGCTATGCTATTACTCGCGGGAGCAGTAATCTTTGCTGCGGTCTCGTGTAAATCGGCCCCGCCGCCCTCGCCGGAACCAAAGCCACAGCCTGTTGTGGAAAAAGAGCCGGAGCCGATCGCTGAGCCCGAACCAGAACCCGAGCCAGAACCTGTTGTGGAAGAACCTGCGGTATCGACAGAGGTAAATATGACAGCG contains these protein-coding regions:
- a CDS encoding HD domain-containing protein is translated as MKINSFERFFDQKNFSKAVRDPLWQHIWFTPELYALTQTEDFLRLYAIKQLGPTELVYPGASHTRAVHSIGVYHVAKRMVQSLLKNNSLHWITPEGLCSFLAAALLHDLGHFPFTHSLKELRLKEHEQLTAESILRDPLQTLVEKAGADPKQTAAIIDDTLPANNETGFFRNLLSGVLDPDKLDYLNRDAYYCGVPYGVQDIDFIFSELRADQKNGLCITEKAIMSVENILFSKYLMYKAVYWHKDVRIATAMMKKMIYAGLRQSIFSPESLYHQDDKGIFSLIDKTNFPEKTLAYMMKSGKLFEQVAEVSFDPQNMRHKALEDLDFRAKAEEEIADFLGAKYKLSLEAKDVLIDIPEKISFESLLKTENGDNFVTVSVFDHATIEKFVSSLRKIRIALLPDAVKKIGKLPLEMLEQWI
- a CDS encoding desulfoferrodoxin family protein; the protein is MSKTIDFFLCNKGIGTFIALDACKDAEVSCCGEKLAAVKIGSVDAAKEKHVPVIEVHGTTVTVKIGSAEHPMTPEHHIAWVCLKTEKGLQFKELPIDGKPEVEFSITADDKVIEAYEFCNLHGVWVGK